The following coding sequences are from one Musa acuminata AAA Group cultivar baxijiao chromosome BXJ2-4, Cavendish_Baxijiao_AAA, whole genome shotgun sequence window:
- the LOC135609018 gene encoding (+)-piperitol/(+)-sesamin synthase CYP81Q2-like — protein sequence MALAGAAFAALPPFVYSPLLTWPLLHLWQTSDRFFGASTSSAERCFVQVNVRSRLMETTFDMIVEMITGSRCCIGEGKRFVHMAEGAFRLSSIPNPADFMPFLRWVGVNGLQKRMQRLEKEIDGLIEEIVDEIRRRRTKKEGKCTESGDADMTLVVVMLSMQEENPQVYTYNITQGMVEVLLLAGTDTTSVSMEWAMALFLNHPEALQKVHDEIETHVGHQRLVADSDLSNLRYLNSVIKETLRLFPPGPLLVPRESTMECKVGGLHVPRGTMLLVNAHMVHRDPEVWANPTRFMPERFETEEGEGYKFIPFGAGRRRCPGQALAEKTMGLALASLVQCFEWRRVGEEEVDLSESEGLTAPMAVPLEALCMPRQAMREVLSQL from the exons ATGGCGCTCGCTGGCGCAGCCTTCGCCGCATTGCCACCCTTCGTCTACTCTCCCCTGCTCACTTGGCCTCTTTTGCACCTCTGGCAAACGTCAGATCGCTTCTTCGGAGCCTCAACCTCCTCCGCAGAACGTTGCTTCGTGCAAGTGAACGTCAGGTCCAGGTTGATGGAGACGACGTTCGACATGATTGTGGAGATGATCACGGGAAGCAGGTGCTGCATTGGGGAGGGCAAGAGGTTTGTACACATGGCGGAAGGGGCTTTCCGGTTAAGCTCCATTCCGAACCCTGCAGACTTCATGCCGTTTTTGAGGTGGGTGGGGGTGAATGGACTCCAGAAGCGAATGCAGAGGTTGGAGAAAGAGATAGATGGTCTGATTGAGGAGATCGTCGACGAGATACGAAGGAGGCGGACGAAGAAGGAAGGAAAGTGCACAGAGAGCGGTGACGCGGACATGACTCTTGTCGTGGTTATGCTTTCCATGCAAGAGGAGAATCCGCAGGTTTATACATATAATATCACCCAAGGAATGGTAGAG GTTCTGCTATTAGCAGGAACCGATACGACTTCTGTAAGCATGGAATGGGCAATGGCGCTCTTCCTCAACCATCCCGAAGCCCTGCAGAAGGTTCACGACGAAATAGAGACTCACGTCGGTCATCAGCGCCTGGTGGCGGACTCTGATCTCTCAAACCTCCGCTACCTCAACAGTGTCATCAAGGAGACTCTCAGGTTGTTCCCTCCGGGTCCTCTCCTGGTCCCACGCGAGTCGACCATGGAATGCAAGGTAGGAGGCCTCCACGTCCCGCGCGGCACGATGCTGTTGGTCAATGCACATATGGTCCACAGAGATCCCGAGGTGTGGGCAAACCCTACGAGGTTCATGCCCGAGCGGTTCGAGACCGAGGAAGGAGAAGGATACAAGTTCATTCCCTTCGGAGCTGGAAGGAGGCGGTGCCCGGGGCAAGCCCTGGCCGAAAAGACCATGGGGCTGGCGCTGGCGTCTCTGGTGCAGTGCTTTGAGTGGAGGAGAGTTGGAGAAGAGGAGGTGGATCTCAGTGAGAGCGAGGGACTCACCGCTCCCATGGCTGTTCCCTTGGAGGCTTTGTGCATGCCTCGCCAAGCCATGAGAGAGGTCCTGTCACAACTCTGA
- the LOC135609990 gene encoding MFP1 attachment factor 1-like: MAEDGEAAKPHGDEVPVKGGNEAEPSAAVEAPVPPPSSGLPPVSLNIWPPSQRTRDAVIQRLIDTLSSSSVLTKRYGVVPVDEASATARLIEQEAFDFADSDGVRASASIDDGLEVLQIYSKEISKRMIESVKSRASPVSSTPAVEEAATAPAESASMTSGAGEETSAVTPESPSS, translated from the coding sequence ATGGCGGAAGACGGCGAAGCGGCGAAGCCCCACGGCGACGAAGTTCCCGTCAAAGGAGGCAACGAAGCCGAGCCCTCGGCGGCGGTGGAAGCGCCGGTACCGCCCCCTTCCTCTGGCCTCCCGCCCGTCTCCCTCAACATCTGGCCGCCGTCGCAGCGGACGCGGGATGCCGTGATCCAGCGCCTGATCGATACCCTCTCCTCTTCGTCCGTCCTGACCAAACGCTACGGCGTCGTCCCCGTCGACGAGGCCTCCGCCACGGCCCGCCTCATCGAGCAGGAGGCCTTCGACTTCGCCGACTCCGACGGCGTCCGCGCCTCCGCCTCCATTGACGACGGGCTGGAGGTCCTCCAGATCTACTCCAAGGAGATCAGCAAGCGCATGATCGAGTCCGTCAAGTCGAGGGCCTCACCTGTGTCATCCACACCCGCTGTTGAGGAGGCAGCTACGGCGCCCGCTGAATCGGCCTCCATGACTTCTGGTGCTGGTGAAGAAACCTCAGCCGTTACACCGGAGTCTCCTTCGTCTTGA